In Vigna radiata var. radiata cultivar VC1973A chromosome 3, Vradiata_ver6, whole genome shotgun sequence, the following proteins share a genomic window:
- the LOC106757536 gene encoding two-component response regulator ORR42 isoform X1, with amino-acid sequence MFFSCSGRKYWLYMMKPKNSSSQLKALVVDDDRVNRMTHQALLKKVGVENLASVENGKKAVELYCNGESFDLILMDKDMPVMNGIEATKQLRSMGIRDMIVGVSSSSRGAENVQQFMEAGLDEYYTKPLTVDTLKAILDKIKS; translated from the exons atgtttttttcttgttcAGGGAGAAAGTACTGGTTATATATGATGAAACCTAAGAACTCAAGTTCTCAATTGAAAGCACTTGTTGTGGATGATGACAGAGTCAACCGAATGACTCATCAAGCGCTGTTGAAAAAAGTTGGGGTGGAAAATCTTGCTTCAGTGGAAAATGGGAAAAAAGCAGTGGAGCTTTACTGCAATGGCGAAAGTTTTGACCTAATTCTGATGGATAAAGACATGCCTGTCATGAATGGAATTGAG GCAACAAAGCAACTTCGTTCAATGGGAATTCGTGACATGATTGTGGGTGTGTCATCATCATCACGTGGTGCAGAGAATGTACAGCAATTCATGGAAGCAGGACTAGATGAGTACTACACAAAACCCTTGACTGTTGATACGCTCAAAGCAATTCTTGATAAGATCAAATCATGA
- the LOC106757536 gene encoding two-component response regulator ARR22 isoform X2, translating to MMKPKNSSSQLKALVVDDDRVNRMTHQALLKKVGVENLASVENGKKAVELYCNGESFDLILMDKDMPVMNGIEATKQLRSMGIRDMIVGVSSSSRGAENVQQFMEAGLDEYYTKPLTVDTLKAILDKIKS from the exons ATGATGAAACCTAAGAACTCAAGTTCTCAATTGAAAGCACTTGTTGTGGATGATGACAGAGTCAACCGAATGACTCATCAAGCGCTGTTGAAAAAAGTTGGGGTGGAAAATCTTGCTTCAGTGGAAAATGGGAAAAAAGCAGTGGAGCTTTACTGCAATGGCGAAAGTTTTGACCTAATTCTGATGGATAAAGACATGCCTGTCATGAATGGAATTGAG GCAACAAAGCAACTTCGTTCAATGGGAATTCGTGACATGATTGTGGGTGTGTCATCATCATCACGTGGTGCAGAGAATGTACAGCAATTCATGGAAGCAGGACTAGATGAGTACTACACAAAACCCTTGACTGTTGATACGCTCAAAGCAATTCTTGATAAGATCAAATCATGA
- the LOC106756899 gene encoding two-component response regulator ORR41 — protein MEDERRDKDKHATESDNSRTQLKVLIVDDDKVVRLTHKMLLDRVGVKDHVAVENGKEAVELHNNGQSFDLILMDKDMPVMNGIEATRTLRSMGVSCKIIGVSTSTSNKIYVQEFVEAGLDDFYTKPLTVQILGEILEKIKS, from the exons ATGGAAGATGAACGCAGAGACAAAGACAAACACGCAACAGAATCTGACAACTCACGGACCCAATTAAAAGTTCTTATTGTAGATGATGATAAGGTTGTTCGACTGACTCACAAAATGCTGTTGGACAGAGTTGGGGTAAAAGATCACGTTGCTGTGGAAAATGGCAAAGAAGCGGTTGAACTTCACAACAATGGTCAAAGTTTTGACCTGATTCTCATGGACAAGGACATGCCAGTCATGAATGGAATTGAG GCGACAAGGACACTTCGTTCAATGGGCGTTAGTTGCAAGATCATTGGTGTGTCGACGTCAACCTCTAATAAGATCTATGTACAAGAATTTGTTGAAGCAGGGCTGGATGACTTCTACACAAAACCCTTGACTGTTCAAATTCTTGGTGAAATTCTTGAGAAGATTAAGTCATGA